A genomic stretch from Setaria italica strain Yugu1 chromosome VII, Setaria_italica_v2.0, whole genome shotgun sequence includes:
- the LOC101766029 gene encoding putative chloride channel-like protein CLC-g isoform X2 has protein sequence MLEGEHGSAFAVFLASNFALTMLAAVLTVYVAPAAAGSGIPEVKAYLNGVDAPNIFSLKTLIVKVVGCIAAVSSSLNVGKAGPMVHTGACIASILGQGGSQKYHMTCKWLKYFKNDRDRRDLVTCGSAAGIAAAFRAPVGGVLFALETVSSWWRSALLWRAFFTTAMVAVVLRALIDFCKSGRCGLFGKGGLIMFDVAADYVTYQLVDLPPVITLGVFGGILGSLYNFFLDKVLRLYNLINEKGKTYKLLLAATVTVCTSCCLFGLPWVASCKPCPTNTEEACPSIGRSGNFKKFQCGMNEYNDLASLFFNTNDDTIRNLYSAGTDDEFHISSILVFFAASYFLGIFSYGLALPSGLFVPVILTGAAYGRLVGMLIGSQSTLDHGLFAVLGSAALLGGSMRMTVSVCVIILELTNNLRMLPLVMLVLLISKVVADAFNENVYDLLVRLKGFPHLEGYAEPYMRQLSVSDVVTGPLQTFSGIEKVGHIVHVLKTTGHNGFPVVDEPPFSDSPTLYGLILRDHLLVLLRRKDFVSSCTASALNASKHFAHDEFAKRGSGKQDRIEDIELSAEELEMFVDLHPFTNTSPYTVLETMSLAKALILFREVGLRHLLVLPKSSTRAPVVGILTRHDFMPEHVLGLHPFLFKSRWKKVRLGGSHVGAGNDML, from the exons ATGCTTGAGGGCGA ACACGGGTCGGCATTTGCGGTGTTCCTGGCGTCCAACTTTGCGCTCACCATGTTAGCGGCGGTGCTGACGGTGTatgtggcgccggcggccgccggatcAGGCATTCCGGAGGTCAAGGCTTACTTGAACGGCGTCGACGCCCCAAACATATTCTCTCTGAAAACTCTGATAGTGAAG GTTGTGGGATGCATTGCTGCAGTATCGTCATCGCTGAATGTGGGAAAAGCAGGTCCAATGGTACATACAGGTGCATGCATTGCATCAATACTTGGGCAAGGCGGGTCACAGAAATATCACATGACATGTAAATGGCTAAAGTACTTCAAGAATGATAGGGATCGGAGGGACCTTGTTACTTGTGGTTCTGCTGCTGGTATTGCCGCTGCTTTCCGGGCACCAGTTGGTGGAGTCCTTTTTGCCCTGGAAACAGTATCTTCATG GTGGAGGAGTGCCCTGCTATGGAGAGCCTTTTTCACAACAGCAATGGTCGCTGTTGTCCTTAGGGCATTGATAGACTTCTGTAAAAGTGGAAGGTGTGGCTTATTTGGGAAAGGTGGCCTTATAATGTTTGATGTGGCAGCAGATTATGTCACCTACCAATTGGTCGATTTACCTCCAGTAATCACTCTAGGGGTTTTTGGAGGAATACTGGGGAGTTTGTACAACTTTTTCCTGGACAAGGTTCTCCGTCTCTACAATCTTATCAACGA GAAAGGAAAAACATACAAACTGCTCCTGGCTGCAACAGTCACTGTTTGTACATCCTGTTGTCTCTTTGGCTTGCCATGGGTTGCATCTTGCAAACCTTGTCCAACTAATACAGAAGAAGCTTGCCCGTCAATAGGGAGATCTGGTAATTTTAAAAAGTTCCAGTGTGGAATGAATGAATACAATGACCTGGCTAGCCTGTTCTTCAACACCAATGATGACACTATTAGAAACCTTTACAGTGCTGGCACTGATGATGAATTTCACATCTCTTCGATACTTGTGTTCTTTGCTGCGTCATATTTTCTTGGCATTTTCAGCTATGGCCTTGCCCTACCATCTGGCCTTTTTGTGCCTGTTATTTTGACTGGCGCAGCTTATGGTCGTCTGGTAGGCATGTTGATTGGGTCACAATCAACTTTGGATCATGGTCTTTTTGCGGTTCTTGGCTCTGCTGCTCTTCTAGGTGGATCGATGAGAATGACCGTCTCAGTTTGTGTTATTATCCTGGAACTGACTAATAATCTGCGTATGCTTCCTCTAGTTATGCTTGTCCTTCTGATATCCAAGGTGGTGGCAGATGCTTTCAACGAAAATGTCTATGATTTGCTTGTTAGATTGAAAGGATTTCCTCATCTTGAAGGATATGCTGAACCCTACATGAGGCAATTGTCAGTCAGTGATGTTGTAACTGGCCCTCTACAAACATTCAGTGGTATAGAGAAGGTTGGCCATATAGTGCATGTCTTGAAGACAACTGGTCATAATGGTTTCCCTGTAGTTGATGAGCCACCGTTTTCAGATAGTCCTACGTTATATGGTCTAATTCTTCGAGACCACCTGCTTGTTCTATTGAGAAGAAAAGATTTTGTCAGTAGTTGCACGGCTTCTGCACTGAATGCTTCAAAGCATTTCGCACATGATGAGTTTGCTAAACGTGGATCAGGAAAACAAGACAGGATTGAGGACATTGAATTAAGTGCAGAAGAACTGGAAATGTTTGTAGACTTGCATCCATTCACAAACACGTCTCCTTATACTGTCCTTGAGACTATGTCTTTGGCTAAGGCTCTTATACTTTTCCGTGAAGTTGGATTGAGGCATCTTTTGGTTCTGCCAAAATCCTCTACG AGGGCACCTGTTGTTGGCATACTGACAAGGCACGATTTCATGCCTGAACATGTACTGGGTCTGCATCCTTTCCTCTTCAAGAGCCGATGGAAGAAGGTGCGACTTG gcGGTTCACACGTTGGTGCAGGAAATGACATGTTGTAA
- the LOC101766029 gene encoding putative chloride channel-like protein CLC-g isoform X1: protein MAPRDPKDGGAGDGGGAGAGAADPEADIETPLLASSSSSFFLDPAGEDGDDGADERRRRRRRLLLGSHTQSNTTSQVALVGADVCPIQSLDYELIENDVFKQDWRARGRGHILRYVALKWALCFLVGALAAAAGFVANIGVENVAGAKFVVTSNLMLEGEHGSAFAVFLASNFALTMLAAVLTVYVAPAAAGSGIPEVKAYLNGVDAPNIFSLKTLIVKVVGCIAAVSSSLNVGKAGPMVHTGACIASILGQGGSQKYHMTCKWLKYFKNDRDRRDLVTCGSAAGIAAAFRAPVGGVLFALETVSSWWRSALLWRAFFTTAMVAVVLRALIDFCKSGRCGLFGKGGLIMFDVAADYVTYQLVDLPPVITLGVFGGILGSLYNFFLDKVLRLYNLINEKGKTYKLLLAATVTVCTSCCLFGLPWVASCKPCPTNTEEACPSIGRSGNFKKFQCGMNEYNDLASLFFNTNDDTIRNLYSAGTDDEFHISSILVFFAASYFLGIFSYGLALPSGLFVPVILTGAAYGRLVGMLIGSQSTLDHGLFAVLGSAALLGGSMRMTVSVCVIILELTNNLRMLPLVMLVLLISKVVADAFNENVYDLLVRLKGFPHLEGYAEPYMRQLSVSDVVTGPLQTFSGIEKVGHIVHVLKTTGHNGFPVVDEPPFSDSPTLYGLILRDHLLVLLRRKDFVSSCTASALNASKHFAHDEFAKRGSGKQDRIEDIELSAEELEMFVDLHPFTNTSPYTVLETMSLAKALILFREVGLRHLLVLPKSSTRAPVVGILTRHDFMPEHVLGLHPFLFKSRWKKVRLGGSHVGAGNDML, encoded by the exons ATGGCTCCGAGGGACCCCAAGGACGGAGGAGCcggggacggcggtggcgccggcgccggcgcggcggatcCGGAGGCCGACATCGAGACCCCGTTGCTTGCCTCCTCCAGCTCGTCCTTCTTCCTGGACCCGGCgggcgaggacggcgacgatggcgccgacgagcggcgccggcggcggaggcggctccTCCTCGGCAGCCACACGCAGTCCAACACCACCTCCCAGGTCGCGCTCGTCGGCGCCGACGTCTGCCCCATCCAGAGCCTCGACTACGA GCTGATCGAGAACGACGTGTTCAAGCAGGACTGGAGGGCGCGGGGCCGGGGCCACATCCTGCGCTACGTGGCGCTCAAGTGGGCCCTCTGCTTCCTCGTCggggcgctcgccgccgccgccggcttcgtCGCCAACATCGGCGTCGAGAACGTCGCCGGCGCCAAGTTTGTCGTCACCTCCAACCTCATGCTTGAGGGCGA ACACGGGTCGGCATTTGCGGTGTTCCTGGCGTCCAACTTTGCGCTCACCATGTTAGCGGCGGTGCTGACGGTGTatgtggcgccggcggccgccggatcAGGCATTCCGGAGGTCAAGGCTTACTTGAACGGCGTCGACGCCCCAAACATATTCTCTCTGAAAACTCTGATAGTGAAG GTTGTGGGATGCATTGCTGCAGTATCGTCATCGCTGAATGTGGGAAAAGCAGGTCCAATGGTACATACAGGTGCATGCATTGCATCAATACTTGGGCAAGGCGGGTCACAGAAATATCACATGACATGTAAATGGCTAAAGTACTTCAAGAATGATAGGGATCGGAGGGACCTTGTTACTTGTGGTTCTGCTGCTGGTATTGCCGCTGCTTTCCGGGCACCAGTTGGTGGAGTCCTTTTTGCCCTGGAAACAGTATCTTCATG GTGGAGGAGTGCCCTGCTATGGAGAGCCTTTTTCACAACAGCAATGGTCGCTGTTGTCCTTAGGGCATTGATAGACTTCTGTAAAAGTGGAAGGTGTGGCTTATTTGGGAAAGGTGGCCTTATAATGTTTGATGTGGCAGCAGATTATGTCACCTACCAATTGGTCGATTTACCTCCAGTAATCACTCTAGGGGTTTTTGGAGGAATACTGGGGAGTTTGTACAACTTTTTCCTGGACAAGGTTCTCCGTCTCTACAATCTTATCAACGA GAAAGGAAAAACATACAAACTGCTCCTGGCTGCAACAGTCACTGTTTGTACATCCTGTTGTCTCTTTGGCTTGCCATGGGTTGCATCTTGCAAACCTTGTCCAACTAATACAGAAGAAGCTTGCCCGTCAATAGGGAGATCTGGTAATTTTAAAAAGTTCCAGTGTGGAATGAATGAATACAATGACCTGGCTAGCCTGTTCTTCAACACCAATGATGACACTATTAGAAACCTTTACAGTGCTGGCACTGATGATGAATTTCACATCTCTTCGATACTTGTGTTCTTTGCTGCGTCATATTTTCTTGGCATTTTCAGCTATGGCCTTGCCCTACCATCTGGCCTTTTTGTGCCTGTTATTTTGACTGGCGCAGCTTATGGTCGTCTGGTAGGCATGTTGATTGGGTCACAATCAACTTTGGATCATGGTCTTTTTGCGGTTCTTGGCTCTGCTGCTCTTCTAGGTGGATCGATGAGAATGACCGTCTCAGTTTGTGTTATTATCCTGGAACTGACTAATAATCTGCGTATGCTTCCTCTAGTTATGCTTGTCCTTCTGATATCCAAGGTGGTGGCAGATGCTTTCAACGAAAATGTCTATGATTTGCTTGTTAGATTGAAAGGATTTCCTCATCTTGAAGGATATGCTGAACCCTACATGAGGCAATTGTCAGTCAGTGATGTTGTAACTGGCCCTCTACAAACATTCAGTGGTATAGAGAAGGTTGGCCATATAGTGCATGTCTTGAAGACAACTGGTCATAATGGTTTCCCTGTAGTTGATGAGCCACCGTTTTCAGATAGTCCTACGTTATATGGTCTAATTCTTCGAGACCACCTGCTTGTTCTATTGAGAAGAAAAGATTTTGTCAGTAGTTGCACGGCTTCTGCACTGAATGCTTCAAAGCATTTCGCACATGATGAGTTTGCTAAACGTGGATCAGGAAAACAAGACAGGATTGAGGACATTGAATTAAGTGCAGAAGAACTGGAAATGTTTGTAGACTTGCATCCATTCACAAACACGTCTCCTTATACTGTCCTTGAGACTATGTCTTTGGCTAAGGCTCTTATACTTTTCCGTGAAGTTGGATTGAGGCATCTTTTGGTTCTGCCAAAATCCTCTACG AGGGCACCTGTTGTTGGCATACTGACAAGGCACGATTTCATGCCTGAACATGTACTGGGTCTGCATCCTTTCCTCTTCAAGAGCCGATGGAAGAAGGTGCGACTTG gcGGTTCACACGTTGGTGCAGGAAATGACATGTTGTAA
- the LOC101765616 gene encoding coatomer subunit epsilon-2 produces the protein MASPDHLFGLRNSFYIGAYHAAITSSHSVPAHALSPDDLVERDALLYRSYIAIGSHQLVIGEIGPSAATPLQAVKLLAVYLSGNDTGNRESVISRLRELLSDAAIGSNPILRLMAGTIFMHERDYAEALKHTHSGGNMELLALNVQIYLQMHRPDHAEKQLRAMQQLDEDHTLTQLANAWVDLVMGGSKIQEAHLIFQDLSEKYPTTCTILNGKALCSMHMGHFEDAEGLLLESLNKDAKDAETLANLTVCSLNLGKPATRYLNQLKVAHPEHTLVKRMSSAEDSFDRACQAMA, from the exons ATGGCGTCGCCGGACCACCTCTTCGGCCTCCGCAACAGCTTCTACATCGGCGCGTACCACGCAGCCATCACCAGCAGCCACTCCGTCCCCGCCCACGCGCTCTCCCCCGACGACCTCGTCGAGCGCGACGCCCTCCTCTACCGCTCCTACATCGCCATCGGATCCCACCAG CTGGTGATCGGCGAGATCGGGCccagcgccgccacgccgctccAGGCCGTCAAGCTCCTCGCCGTGTACCTCTCCGGCAACGACACCGGGAACAGG GAATCGGTGATCTCGAGGCTTCGTGAGCTCCTGTCAGATGCGGCGATTGGGAGCAATCCGATCCTCCGGTTGATGGCCGGCACCATCTTCATGCACGAACGTGATTACGCCGAGGCTCTCAAGCACACCCACTCTGGTGGGAACATGGAGCT GCTTGCGTTGAATGTTCAGATATACCTCCAAATGCATAGGCCAGACCACGCAGAGAAGCAACTCCGAGCCATGCAGCAGCTGGACGAAGACCACACGCTGACGCAGCTCGCCAATGCATGGGTCGACCTTGTCATG GGTGGATCCAAGATCCAAGAGGCGCACCTCATCTTCCAAGACCTGTCCGAGAAGTACCCCACGACCTGCACGATCCTTAACGGGAAAGCCCTGTGCTCAATGCACATGGGCCACTTCGAGGACGCGGAGGGGTTGCTGCTGGAGTCACTGAACAAG GACGCCAAGGATGCTGAAACTCTGGCGAACCTCACGGTGTGCAGCCTGAACTTGGGAAAACCTGCAACGCGATACCTCAA CCAGTTGAAGGTAGCACACCCGGAGCACACGCTGGTGAAGCGAATGTCCTCCGCCGAAGACAGCTTCGACAGAGCCTGCCAAGCGATGGCATGA